One window of the Babesia microti strain RI chromosome IV, complete genome genome contains the following:
- a CDS encoding hypothetical protein (overlaps_old_locusTagID:BBM_III05870): MKENSITNTYNTNAYHSNADYAVFNDESSHIITESQPINSYISDDAESQINNASNMMYKNNELSSYNNYMESNIPRTNYQDLFPCYTESLTTCFSEQPYHDHQCADNCDNQSFSQIYKGYDVYGTNYNYSYLNNEYADLPMYSQPIGYYGYENQIENVYTHQLPYTITTNTENIASSTNNGNVAECSTRSNSCNSSVAELACDKSEYTNELINTNPLFQYNQHASGISGVKFQPSDNRWIARWTTSDGKRACKSFSVNIYGFEQAKSLAINARHKGVLQSGRSFCNRERQHAMRSGVGIIGIRFDKTQARWVSSYYEGGKRKFRYFTVKDFGYEQAKQRAILWKTCNDERLIQSRRPA, translated from the coding sequence ATGAAAGAAAACTCTATTACTAACACATATAACACTAATGCATATCATAGCAATGCAGATTATGCAGTATTCAATGATGAATCAAGTCACATTATCACAGAATCACAACCGATAAATAGCTATATTTCAGATGACGCCGAGTCGCAAATAAATAACGCCTCCAATATGatgtataaaaataatgaattgaGTAgctataacaattatatggAATCAAATATCCCGCGGACTAATTACCAAGACCTATTTCCTTGCTATACAGAAAGTTTAACTACATGTTTCTCAGAGCAGCCATACCATGACCACCAATGCGCTGACAACTGTGACAACCAATCATTCAGTCAGATATACAAAGGATATGATGTATATGGCACTAATTACAATTACAGTTATTTGAATAACGAATACGCCGATCTGCCAATGTACAGTCAGCCTATCGGATATTATGGATACGaaaatcaaattgaaaatgtttacACTCACCAATTGCCATATACAATCACCACTAACACTGAAAACATAGCATCTTCAACAAATAATGGAAATGTTGCAGAATGTAGCACCAGAAGCAACAGCTGCAATTCTTCAGTAGCAGAATTGGCGTGTGATAAATCAGAGTATacaaatgaattgattaatacTAACCCGTTGTTCCAATATAATCAGCATGCAAGCGGAATTTCAGGCGTGAAATTCCAACCCTCTGACAACAGATGGATTGCCAGATGGACAACAAGTGATGGCAAAAGGGCGTGCAAGAGTTTTTCAGTCAATATTTACGGTTTTGAGCAGGCCAAGTCACTGGCAATAAATGCTAGGCATAAAGGAGTTCTTCAAAGTGGTAGATCTTTTTGTAACAGAGAGCGTCAACATGCTATGAGATCTGGAGTAGGAATTATAGGCATTAGATTTGACAAGACCCAGGCCAGATGGGTTTCCTCCTACTATGAAGGAGGGAAGAGGAAATTTAGATACTTCACTGTCAAGGACTTTGGCTATGAACAGGCTAAACAAAGAGCTATATTGTGGAAAACATGCAATGATGAACGTTTGATCCAATCACGAAGGCCAGCATAA
- a CDS encoding hypothetical protein (overlaps_old_locusTagID:BBM_III05850), whose protein sequence is MHDKKIPLNSVEPISFLGFIDPFHNYLEGIFLHNGSNHKNGVLYQYGDINYESNSNEGDIYTLLIIIIVICIVTIIIALATRYIKRIRQEEDYIKDQINFISEQNTALLGNNYDRDPITMV, encoded by the coding sequence atgcACGATAAAAAAATCCCATTAAATAGTGTAGAACCCATATCATTCTTAGGGTTCATTGATCCGtttcataattatttggaAGGGATTTTTTTGCATAATGGCAGTAATCACAAAAATGGCgttttatatcaatatgGAGACATTAATTACGAAAGTAATTCTAATGAAGGTGACATTTATACGCTACTAATCATTATTATCGTAATATGTAttgttacaattattatcgCATTGGCAACAAGATATATAAAGCGCATTAGACAAGAAGAAGATTATATTAAGGACCAAATTAACTTTATTTCAGAACAGAATACTGCGTTACTTGGCAACAACTATGATAGAGATCCTATTACTATGGTATAG
- a CDS encoding hypothetical protein (overlaps_old_locusTagID:BBM_III05860;~overlaps_old_locusTagID:BBM_III05865) → MTVISCTISSIAEIIFNLFELIVSNSVSTTNGFDESSIKEYHQNNIRLLEILTKNDVNVVRSYGYFKYNAELIKSFNFIIKPFIIEGQINNVPILTDFEVCINHSLILLEILSPKSIKWHTHKYDKLHFCWVFEPQYVTNQILFNEEDAIKSDINFIKTLYYCITCTKISDINDRDAVKQMLNVTSGLLTWSLISLYEKYSSEDVKLFQPNNYCFKVDIYGNIVNIAKESCMIYPICSTYPKCKNVNSDWQYLRYIFYNIYNNKIFSNQISKNIEPFAIKILYNLLEDIQATDTNNIPIVLRLIYSGGKNVKLSCYQYLIKYLSIYKIPNDKYIKIILENMNYNFPTSESQLSLLYPFMDCYITLLTYATHEKTIYDGISTIIDNLWDIRNINNMPIKVLKIYIKLVEYWETASFLHLEKIKTLTFNILEPENTNSIIYDDISYGLETIVKLLNIYKGDIKHYCYDIYYRLWNIYVTIKFEYVDVKVKSDSVKINVIPLIDLLDKIRQITRLCNTYFTGDYCKKCIDQLKLQVQNTNQLSMVIEDVLSITTEPY, encoded by the exons ATGACTGTTATTTCATGTACAATAAGTTCTATCGCAG aaattatatttaatctttttgaattaattgtgaGTAATTCTGTATCTACAACAAATGGATTTGACGAGTCTTCCATTAAAGaatatcatcaaaataatataagattattagaaatattaacaaaaaatGATGTTAATGTAGTTAGATCATATGGTTATTTCAAATACAATGCAGAACTGATTAAAtccttcaattttataattaaaccATTTATTATTGAAGGGCAAATCAACAATGTACCAATATTGACAGATTTTGAAGTTTGTATCAATCATTCATTGATActtttggaaattttatcccCTAAAAGTATAAAATGGCACACACACAAATATGATAAACTACACTTTTGTTGGGTTTTCGAACCACAATATGTTACAAATCAGATTCTGTTTAATGAAGAAGATGCAATTAAATCTGAcataaatttcatcaaaacattgtattattgtattacaTGTACCAAAATTTCTGATATTAATGATAGAGATGCTGTAAAACAAATGTTAAATGTAACCAGTGGATTATTAACATGGTCATTAATATCACTCTATGAAAAATATTCTAGTGAAgatgttaaattatttcagCCAAATAATTACTGTTTTAAGGTGGATATTTATGGCAACATTGTAAACATTGCTAAAGAATCGTGTATGATATATCCAATTTGTAGCACATACCCcaaatgtaaaaatgtcaattcTGATTGGCAATATcttagatatatattttataacatatacaacaacaaaatattttctaatcaaatttcaaaaaatatcgaACCATTTgctattaaaattttatacaatctATTAGAAGACATTCaa gCAACAGACACTAATAATATACCAATAGTACTACGATTAATATATTCTGGTGGAA aaaatgttaaattgtcttgttatcaatatttaatcaaatatctaagtatttataaaattccaaatgaCAAGTATATTAAGATAATACTTGAA AATATGAATTACAATTTTCCTACTTCCGAATCGCAGTTATCACTATTATACCCGTTTATGGATTGTTATATCACACTTTTAACTTATGCAACTCATgaaaaaacaatttacgATGGCATTTCAACAATTATAGACAATTTATGGGATATACGaaatattaacaatatgCCTATTAAGGTGTTaaagatatatataaaactGGTCGAATATTGGGAAACAGCGTCTTTTCTTCACcttgaaaaaataaaaacacTTACCTTTAACATTTTGGAACCGGAAAATACAAactcaattatatatgatgatatatcaTATG GTTTGGAGActattgttaaattattgaatatatacaaGGGAGATATCAAGCATTATTGCTATGACATATACTACCGTCTTTGGAATATTtatgtaacaattaaatttgagtATGTTGATGTAAAAGTGAAAAGTGATTCGgttaaaataaatgtaatacCACTTATTGATTTACTTGATAAAATTAGACAAATTACCAGACTGTGTAATACTTATTTCACTGGAGattattgcaaaaaatgcattgatcaattaaaattgcaagtACAAAACACCAATCAATTATCTATGGTGATTGAAGATGTGCTAAGTATAACAACTGAGCCCtactaa
- a CDS encoding conserved Plasmodium protein, unknown function (overlaps_old_locusTagID:BBM_III05875;~overlaps_old_locusTagID:BBM_III05880), with protein sequence MIAGIFAPKSLWNLLSFKAEISDNTATGQLNTYRCTKCNYTIYPAKNRDSKFVGQKFTCPGCNSSFSTFTTIRKY encoded by the exons ATGATAGCTGGCATATTTGCCCCTAAATCCCTATGGAACTTGCTATCCTTTAAGGCTGAGATTAGCGATAACACTGCAACGGGACAACTAAATACTTATAGGTGCACAAAATGCAACTATACTATATATCCAGCCAAAAACAGGGatagtaaatttgttggaCAG AAATTTACATGTCCAGGCTGCAATTCGTCATTTAGCACCTTTACAACTATCAGAaagtattaa
- a CDS encoding ribonucleoside-diphosphate reductase subunit M1 (overlaps_old_locusTagID:BBM_III05880) translates to MHRIDTNIEVDLPITNSSTKTMFVVNRKGEDEPVSFDQILHRIQKLCYGLHPIVDPPRVTKNVINGMYSGIPTSQLDELAAQTCAYMAANHPDFSKLAARIIIDNLHKNTFDNIESVANLLYNFKDSNGNHSPLLNDKVYKFIIQHKDRINKEIDYDMDFQYDYFGFKTLERSYLLRVNGKIAERPQHLLVRVACGIHSNDIDRAMETYNYMSKKLFIHATPTLFNSGTKFPQMSSCFLLDIKDDSISGIFDTLTQCALISKTAGGIGLAIHKIRASSSYIRGTNGHSNGIIPMLRIFNDTARYVDQGGGKRKGSFAIYLEPWHADIFEFLDLRKNHGSEESRARDLFYALWIPDLFMKRVEANENWTLMCPDECRGLDQVWGEEFEKLYTSYESKGMGRKTVPAQTLWFAILQSQIETGTPYMLYKDACNYKSNQKNIGTIKSSNLCCEIVQYTSPNEVAVCNLASLALPKYVNTKTLEFDFKLLHSACKILTFNLNRIIDENYYPVPEAEYSNKRHRPIGVGVQGLADTFMLMRYPFESQEARELNVRIFETIYHGCLEESVELAKKYGPYETFEGSPASQGLLQFDLWNRKVDDNFYNWTEMKKDIMKYGLRNSLLVAPMPTASTSQILGNSESFEPYTCNIYYRRVLSGEFFVVNPHLLNDLVQLDLWNDQMKQKLIAYNGSLQNIDEIPQELKNLYKTVWEIKQKAIIDMAADRGAFIDQSQSLNIYMEQPTYAKLSSMHFYGWKKGLKTGVYYLRTQPAADAIKFTVDNQIVALTKNFTLNKSQSNVGAKSDSLNSPIKIEANRCQLSADDGSCLMCSG, encoded by the exons ATGCATAGGATTGACACTAACATAGAGGTTGATCTACCAATCACTAATTCTTCGACCAAGACTATGTTTGTGGTAAACCGGAAGGGTGAAGATGAACCAGTTAGTtttgatcaaattttgCATCGTATCCAAAAGCTATGCTATGGCCTTCATCCAATAGTTGATCCCCCTAGAGTGACTAAGAATGTCATCAATGGGATGTACTCAGGTATACCAACATCTCAACTTGACGAGCTTGCCGCACAAACTTGTGCTTACATGGCGGCAAATCATCCGGATTTCTCAAAATTGGCTGCCAGAATCATCATTGACAATCTTCATAAGAATACTTTTGACAACATTGAGTCTGTTGCCAATCTACTTTACAATTTCAAGGATTCTAATGGCAATCATTCCCCGCTGTTGAATGATAAAGTGTACAAGTTTATCATTCAGCATAAGGATAGGATAAACAAGGAAATAGATTATGATATGGATTTTCAGTACGATTATTTTGGATTTAAAACACTAGAGAG ATCCTACCTATTACGTGTAAATGGGAAGATTGCTGAAAGGCCTCAGCATCTTCTCGTCAGAGTTGCTTGCGGTATACACTCCAATGATATTGATCGTGCCATGGAGACTTACAATTACATGTCCaagaaattatttatccACGCCACTCCCACACTCTTCAACTCTGGAACTAAATTTCCTCAAATGTCTAGCTGCTTCCTTCTTGATATTAAGGATGATTCTATTTCTGGTATTTTTGACACCCTTACCCAATGTGCACTCATTAGTAAGACAGCAGGAGGGATAGGTTTAGCAATACACAAAATACGTGCCTCCAGTTCATACATTCGCGGCACAAATGGGCATTCCAATGGGATTATACCTATGCTCAGAATATTCAATGATACTGCTCGTTATGTTGATCAGGGAGGGGGAAAAAGAAAAGGTTCATTTGCCATCTACCTAGAGCCATGGCATgctgatatttttgaattcCTAGATCTACGAAAAAACCATGGTTCAGAGGAGTCAAGGGCTAGGGACTTGTTCTATGCATTGTGGATCCCAGACCTTTTCATGAAAAGGGTTGAAGCTAATGAAAACTGGACTTTGATGTGCCCAGATGAGTGTAGAGGACTAGATCAGGTTTGGGGAGaggaatttgaaaaattatacactaGTTATGAGTCGAAAGGCATGGGTCGCAAAACAGTTCCCGCGCAAACCCTTTGGTTTGCTATCTTACAATCGCAAATTGAAACAGGAACTCCTTACATGTTATACAAGGACGCTTGTAATTACAAGTCAAATCAGAAGAACATAGGTACTATTAAGTCTAGCAACTTATGCTGCGAGATTGTGCAATATACATCTCCTAATGAAGTTGCAGTGTGTAACCTCGCTTCACTAGCATTGCCAAAGTATGTAAACACTAAAACTCTCGAATTTGACTTTAAGTTATTACATTCTGCTTGCAAGATACTTACTTTCAATTTGAATAGAATTATAGACGAGAATTATTACCCTGTTCCTGAGGCTGAATATTCTAACAAGAGACATAGGCCAATAGGTGTAGGAGTTCAGGGATTAGCTGATACTTTCATGCTTATGCGCTATCCTTTTGAATCTCAGGAGGCCCGTGAATTGAATGTCAGAATTTTTGAAACAATTTACCATGGATGTCTCGAGGAATCCGTGGAACTTGCTAAGAAATATG GCCCTTATGAAACATTTGAGGGATCACCGGCTTCACAAGGATTACTCCAATTCGATCTGTGGAATAGAAAGGTTGACgacaatttttacaattggACAGAGATGAAGAAGGATATCATGAAATATGGCCTTAGAAATTCACTTTTAGTTGCTCCTATGCCTACTGCTTCTACGTCACAGATACTAG GAAACAGCGAATCTTTTGAACCTTACActtgcaatatttattatcgTCGCGTCCTTTCTGGCGAATTTTTCGTTGTAAATCCCCATTTATTGAATGATTTGGTTCAATTGGATCTCTGGAATGACCAAAtgaaacaaaaattaattgcatATAATGGAAGTTTACAAAACATCGATGAAATACCACAAGAGCTAAAGAATCTGTACAAAACCGTATGGGAGATCAAACAGAAGGCGATAATTGACATGGCAGCCGATCGCGGCGCCTTCATTGACCAGTCTCAATCGCTGAACATTTACATGGAACAGCCTACATATGCCAAGTTGTCTAGTATGCACTTTTATGGCTGGAAGAAAGGACTAAAAACTGGAGTATATTATTTGCGCACCCAACCCGCTGCCGATGCCATCAAGTTTACAGTAGATAACCAAATCGTAGCGCTGACAAAGAATTTCACCCTAAACAAGTCACAATCAAATGTAGGTGCTAAGTCAGATTCGCTTAACTCTCCCATTAAAATTGAGGCGAATAGATGTCAGCTTTCTGCTGATGATGGTTCATGTTTAATGTGTTCAGGCTAA
- a CDS encoding conserved Plasmodium protein, unknown function (overlaps_old_locusTagID:BBM_III05840;~overlaps_old_locusTagID:BBM_III05845) yields MYNKTLLNSFKRQFSSIKFFETKKVADEAKYFKKEEEELLRKLLDKNPEIKLKHKSDLDNETGSLAQDISLVLSKYNFNNVNGQLINDLISVFTCNGYKKSN; encoded by the exons ATGTATAATAAGACACTGTTAAATTCTTTTAAACGTCAATTTTCTTCGATTAAATTCTTTGAAACCAAAAAAGTTGCAGATGAAGCAAAGTATTTCAAAAAGGAAG AGGAAGAATTACTTCGAAAGTTACTGGATAAAAATCCTGAGATCAAATTAAAGCACAAATCTGATCTAGATAATGAAACTGGGTCATTAGCTCAGGATATTTCCCTAG TTTTATCTAagtacaattttaataatgttaatggacaattgataaatgatCTAATTAGTGTGTTTACTTGTAATGGGTATAAGAAGAGTAACTAG
- a CDS encoding hypothetical protein (overlaps_old_locusTagID:BBM_III05870), translating to MPHIYALNRAFKHKNRLNFGNIGLRRLNNPSLLQCHNQNAQLDKQSSEQEISSTVQCRTRAFKTLKHLFDITTLTTEQEELNSQKLLFGIQKPNFVSQKNILYQTNIENLKQLNKNNSKISDNELYKKQLRARISILAPQCTPKQIGIILSKFFQSNIEKLLLNELEFLNKLIIESGMKLNDTILHNLCLGNATTSTDNTLTSLIVKISKFISSKHPNITQLNINQIYYN from the coding sequence ATGCCACACATATATGCATTAAATAGAGCATTTAAGCACAAGAATAGATTGAATTTTGGTAATATTGGCCTAAGAAgattaaataatccatCATTATTACAATGTCATAATCAAAATGCACAATTAGACAAACAAAGTAGTGAACAGGAAATATCTTCTACTGTACAATGCAGAACTAGGGCTTTTAAAACTTTAAAACATCTATTTGATATAACAACTCTAACTACTGAACAAGAAGAGTTAAATAGTCAAAAATTGCTATTTGGTATACAAAAACCTAACTTTGTCTcacaaaaaaatattcttTACCAAactaatattgaaaatcttaaacaattaaataaaaataactctaaaatttcagataatgaattatacaaaaaacaattaaGGGCTagaatatcaatattagCTCCTCAATGTACACCAAAACAAATtggaataattttatcgaAATTTTTCCAATCTAACATTGAAAAACTATTGTTGAATGAActggaatttttaaataaattgattatagAGTCTGGTATGAAATTGAACGATACAATCCTGCATAACTTATGTTTGGGGAATGCTACGACTAGCACTGACAATACATTAACATCTCTAATTGTGAagatttccaaatttatttcatcCAAACATCCTAATATAAcccaattaaatattaatcaaatttattacaattag
- a CDS encoding hypothetical protein (overlaps_old_locusTagID:BBM_III05885), translated as MVYIQCNDDSTKSSLKLSSIPLNFFSIFLKFVDSKCTIPENDSFWFNIANSNISSIPTSVLDFFLKKTLKFCLTRNITNNNITQYFIFIHKLINQFKESILTKNEYIITLSQFHSILLLTRTLFYILSMHITVIELIFHLDYSKYYDDTIFSDNNGVTIICINESIWLDPKEINLDTDLYHLIINHHKWTKQTKELFVDGFCLIDSEYCIHSIKNALKQIIYTRDLTLIIVPFTLHMYSLIKLLFDDMMAFIMLESESLSVIKCKNFMLEILNILSSIILNSSFMDKESMLSLSSIEIPPTNHTSSGTGLLFYDYLILKFEEAKVCGNNGSQLLYKSDNPKFIFQHQSHNIEFLTHLNGELARYHNHPYKIDCTNPIISEYCKLLLFTLINYSHKTDVSFNLNTDCFILILIKLIQNGSICVQIETVHCIFDYLNKLLLKSQCRCWVVVDVAIAALFIVDKIICSDPIINNNIKYNLEIVLDWMISNVESICNINLQLYLSKVYFKLVNTDMCEDINQHITQWIKLLKLYDNLNMRLRKAPPCSDHDLVLGWICLTFSIHSIMFHYMITQSYTKETRKTVIKNVANVIDKLALVQYEEIDVPKEYNVLIDLKMVKEACKQLDKMLQIVKSNFEMKFNPTDYCFDYSILHSCNVDVNYFKPLLWSVFTSLLNSKEACITI; from the exons ATGgtatatattcaatgtaATGACGATTCGACCAAGAGTTCACTAAAGTTATCATCAATACcacttaatttttttagtaTCTTTTTGAAATTCGTAGACTCAAAATGCACAATACCTGAAAATGACTCTTTTTGGTTTAACATCGCCAACT CCAATATTTCATCGATACCTACGTCTGTACTAGACTTTTTCCTAAAGAAAACGCTTAAATTCTGCC TTACAAGaaatataacaaacaatAATATTACACAATATTTCATCTTCATTCACAAGCTcataaatcaatttaagGAATCAATCCTCacaaaaaatgaatatattatcacATTAAGTCAATTTCACTCCATATTATTACTAACTAGAACCTTGTTTTACATATTGTCTATGCATATAACGGTCATCGAGCTTATATTTCATTTGGATTATTCAAAATACTATGATGATACTATTTTTTCTGATAATAATGGCGttacaattatatgtataaacGAAAGCATTTGGTTAGATCCCAAagaaataaatttggatacTGATCTATATCActtaattataaatcatCATAAATGGACTAAACAGACTAAGGAACTATTTGTTGATGGTTTCTGTCTGATAGATTCAGAATACTGTATACATTCAATCAAAAATGCACTTAAACAGATAATTTACACAAGAGATTTAACACTAATCATTGTACCCTTCACTCTACATATGTATTCtctaatcaaattattatttgatgatatgATGGCATTTATCATGTTGGAAAGTGAATCATTGAGTGTcattaaatgtaaaaattttatgcttgaaattttaaacattttatCTTCAATAATCCTAAATTCATCCTTCATGGACAAGGAAAGTATGTTATCACTCTCATCCATTGAGATTCCGCCAACAAATCACACATCTTCAGGCACCGGATTACTTTTTTATGattatttgatattgaaatttgaaGAAGCTAAAGTATGCGGTAATAATGGTAGTCAGTTATTGTATAAGTCTGATAATcctaaatttatattccaACATCAGTCtcataatattgaatttctGACTCATTTAAACGGGGAACTCGCCAGATATCATAATCACCCATACAAAATAGATTGTACTAACCCAATTATAAGTgaatattgcaaattattgttatttacaTTGATCAATTACTCACATAAAACTGATGTATCATTCAACTTAAATACCGAttgttttatattaatactaataaaattaattcaaaatgGTTCTATTTGCGTACAAATAGAAACAGTACATTGCATATTTGATTActtgaataaattgttattgaaaTCTCAATGCAGATGTTGGGTGGTTGTGGATGTGGCTATTGCAGCGTTGTTTATTGTTGACAAGATAATTTGTTCTGACCccataattaataataacataaaatACAATCTGGAAATTGTTCTTGATTGGATGATCTCGAATGTTGAGAGTATTTGCAACATAAATCTACAATTATACCTATCGAAAGTTTACTTCAAGTTGGTAAATACTGACATGTGCGAAGATATAAATCAACACATTACCCAATGGATAAAATTGctcaaattatatgataatttaaatatgcgGCTGAGAAAAGCTCCTCCTTGTTCTGATCATGATTTGGTACTTGGATGGATTTGCCTAACATTTTCCATACATAGCATCATGTTCCATTATATGATAACACAATCATACACAAAAGAAACGCGAAAAACtgtgataaaaaatgtagCGAATGttatagataaattggCGTTAGTGCAATATGAAGAGATAGATGTGCCAAAAGAGtataatgtattaattgatttaaaaatgGTTAAAGAGGCGTGCAAACAACTAGATAAAATGCTACAAATAgttaaatcaaattttgaaatgaAATTTAACCCAACGGATTATTGTTTTGATTATTCAATCCTACATTCATGCAATGTCGATGTAAATTACTTTAAACCTTTGCTTTGGTCAGTTTTCACTTCACTGTTGAACTCTAAAGAGGCATGTATAACCATTTGA
- a CDS encoding zinc finger protein, putative (overlaps_old_locusTagID:BBM_III05855;~overlaps_old_locusTagID:BBM_III05860): MSHNENVVSFDNFTPEPVNTDWTYAFSRYRSNYLNLIPLHLQRVRDDIYDNNYEDLSLFLNIGDLYDDSENCNNCRVRASCFLKCINYFKKTSFCFLCNICHKSFCQYCILDIEFYNDVNPGFKSKACSNCYIFVKEILENKYPSTMVDSASMNLVDLQKRTSKTIATLDTNTNNLTKMYKIYNKTKDSELAKQISSLRDAVLSDIKELNRHRLYAMSMVSIDNASFFNNMKKSYLNYIKLVTQKYVKNAHGILVGLRALEV; encoded by the exons ATGTCACATAATGAAAATGTAGTTAGTTTCGACAATTTCACACCAGAACCTGTTAATACAGATTGGACTTATGCATTTAGCCGCTATAGGAGCAATTATCTTAACTTAATACCGCTGCACTTACAACGAGTTCGAGATGATATATACGATAATA attacGAAGATTtaagtttatttttaaacattGGTGATTTGTATGATGATTCtgaaaattgcaataattgCCGTGTCCGTGCTTCTTGCTTCTTAAAGtgcataaattatttcaaaaagACATCATTTTGCTTTTTGTG CAACATATGTCACAAATCGTTTTGTCAATACTGTATATTagatattgaattttacAATGATGTGAACCCTGGGTTTAAGTCTAAGGCCTGTTCCAATTGTTACATTTTTGTAAag GAAATATTGGAAAACAAATATCCATCTACGATGGTTGATTCTGCATCTATGAATTTGGTGGATTTACAAAAAAGAACCAGCAAAACCATTGCAACATTAGACACGAACACCAACAATTTGACCAAgatgtataaaatttacaataaaacTAAAGATTCTGAATTGGCTAAACAAATTAGTTCACTGAGAGATGCTGTTTTAAGTGATATAAAAGAGTTAAATCGCCATCGTTTATACGCAATGTCGATGGTTTCAATTGATAATGCATCATTCTTTAACAACATGAAGAAATcatatctaaattacataaaattggtcactcaaaaatatgttaaaaatgCTCATGGCATTCTTGTAGGATTGAGGGCTCTTGAAgtgtaa